One segment of Rhodopirellula baltica SH 1 DNA contains the following:
- a CDS encoding arylsulfatase translates to MRLAAVLRFSFPVLTSLLVLGFATAPSTSAADAKRPNIVFILADDLGYGDLGCYGQELIQTPRLDQMAAEGMRFTDFYAGNTVCAPSRSVLMTGMHMGHTHVRGNAGGPDMSKQSLRDENVTVAEVLQSAGYATALCGKWGLGDDALGGRDGLPRKQGFDHFYGYLNQVHAHNYYPEFLWRNETKVALRNEVQRRDRSYGGFTGGWATKRVDYSHDLIANEAMGFIREKATDAATKPFFLYLSLTIPHANNEGTGMSGNGQEVPDYGIYADKDWSDQDKGQAAMITRMDSDVGRILDLLKELQIDEQTVVMFSSDNGPHNEGGHNPKKFDPAGPLRGMKRALTEGGIRVPLIVRWPGTTPPGAVSDHIGYFGDLMATAAELAGTDFPEDADSISFAPTIVGRPEAQQTHEYLYWEFYEQGGRQAVRRVNWKAIREPWMTGPTQLYDLKADIGETTNLASDHPEIVKQLETLMEEAHTPHPNWQVRVPASKR, encoded by the coding sequence ATGCGATTGGCTGCTGTCCTTCGATTTTCGTTCCCTGTTCTGACGTCACTGCTAGTGCTTGGTTTCGCGACTGCACCGTCCACTTCGGCGGCAGACGCCAAGCGACCCAACATCGTTTTCATTCTGGCCGATGATCTCGGCTACGGAGACTTGGGTTGCTACGGCCAAGAATTGATTCAAACACCTCGTTTGGATCAGATGGCAGCCGAAGGCATGCGGTTCACGGACTTCTATGCCGGCAACACCGTGTGCGCTCCTTCACGTAGCGTGCTGATGACCGGGATGCACATGGGACACACCCATGTTCGCGGCAACGCGGGTGGGCCGGACATGTCCAAGCAATCGCTCCGCGACGAAAACGTGACCGTGGCCGAGGTGCTCCAGTCCGCCGGATACGCGACCGCATTGTGCGGCAAATGGGGTCTGGGTGACGACGCCCTGGGTGGTCGCGATGGCCTGCCGCGGAAACAAGGTTTCGATCACTTCTACGGCTACCTCAACCAAGTCCACGCGCACAACTATTACCCTGAGTTTCTGTGGCGAAACGAGACCAAGGTCGCCTTGCGAAACGAAGTCCAACGCCGCGACCGATCCTACGGTGGATTCACTGGGGGATGGGCCACCAAACGAGTCGATTATTCCCATGACCTGATCGCAAACGAAGCGATGGGTTTCATTCGCGAAAAAGCGACGGACGCCGCAACCAAGCCATTCTTTTTGTACCTCTCGCTGACCATCCCTCATGCCAACAATGAGGGAACCGGCATGTCAGGCAATGGACAAGAGGTGCCCGATTACGGCATCTACGCCGACAAAGACTGGAGCGACCAAGACAAAGGCCAAGCCGCGATGATCACGCGAATGGACTCGGACGTTGGTCGCATTCTCGACTTGCTCAAAGAACTGCAAATCGATGAACAAACCGTGGTGATGTTTTCAAGCGACAACGGCCCACACAACGAAGGCGGTCACAACCCAAAGAAGTTCGATCCCGCTGGACCGCTTCGTGGTATGAAGCGAGCCCTGACCGAAGGCGGCATTCGCGTCCCATTGATCGTTCGCTGGCCTGGCACGACTCCGCCTGGCGCTGTCTCCGATCACATCGGCTACTTCGGTGACTTGATGGCAACCGCGGCGGAACTCGCCGGAACGGATTTCCCCGAAGACGCAGACTCCATCAGTTTCGCACCCACGATCGTCGGCCGCCCGGAAGCCCAACAAACGCATGAGTACCTGTACTGGGAATTCTACGAGCAAGGTGGCCGGCAAGCGGTTCGACGCGTCAATTGGAAAGCCATCCGCGAACCGTGGATGACGGGTCCGACTCAGTTGTATGATTTGAAAGCCGACATTGGCGAAACGACCAACCTGGCAAGCGATCATCCCGAGATCGTCAAACAACTTGAAACGTTGATGGAAGAAGCTCACACGCCGCACCCCAACTGGCAAGTTCGGGTTCCAGCGTCCAAACGTTAA
- a CDS encoding dipeptide epimerase, producing the protein MNRGRRVLLKGLGAGALATALPTTMGAAQDASTAPHSTTDLIRNGKMKLSFRPYELQLKHTFTVAGNSRDTTPVVLTEIQYEGLTGYGEASLPPYLGESQQSVMQFLSKVKLESFDDPFLLDEILAYVDSIEEGNRAAKACVDIALHDLMGKLVNQPLHRLWGINPANTPVTSFTIGIDTPEVVKMKTEEAARFKVLKVKLGGGNDREMIETVRSVTDVPIYVDVNQGWTDKQQALDMTHWLAEQGVEFVEQPLPKTAVEDLAWLTSKSPLPIIADEAFQRLGDVADFQGVYSGINIKLMKSTGLREAQKMITVARALDMKVMIGCMTETSCAVSAAAQLSPLVDWADLDGNLLISNDLYEGVKVIDGKLTLNNLPGIGIRKRTA; encoded by the coding sequence ATGAATCGAGGAAGAAGAGTCCTTCTCAAAGGCTTGGGAGCCGGTGCCTTGGCGACCGCACTGCCAACAACCATGGGTGCAGCACAAGATGCCTCCACGGCACCTCACTCAACGACCGACTTGATTCGAAACGGGAAAATGAAGCTGAGCTTCCGGCCCTACGAGCTGCAGCTCAAACACACCTTCACCGTCGCCGGAAACTCACGTGACACCACGCCAGTCGTTCTGACAGAGATTCAGTACGAAGGACTCACGGGTTATGGCGAAGCCTCCCTGCCGCCGTACTTGGGTGAGTCACAGCAATCCGTGATGCAGTTTCTCAGCAAGGTCAAACTGGAATCGTTTGACGATCCGTTTCTGCTCGATGAGATCCTCGCCTACGTCGACTCGATCGAAGAAGGCAACCGTGCCGCCAAAGCTTGCGTCGACATCGCGCTGCACGACCTGATGGGGAAACTGGTCAACCAACCACTTCACCGACTGTGGGGCATCAATCCCGCGAACACACCTGTCACCTCCTTCACGATCGGCATCGACACACCCGAGGTGGTGAAGATGAAGACAGAAGAGGCGGCTCGCTTCAAAGTCTTGAAAGTCAAACTGGGCGGAGGCAACGATCGCGAAATGATCGAGACGGTTCGGTCGGTGACCGACGTGCCGATCTATGTCGATGTGAACCAAGGCTGGACTGACAAGCAGCAAGCACTGGACATGACGCACTGGTTGGCCGAGCAGGGTGTCGAATTTGTGGAGCAACCACTTCCCAAAACAGCGGTCGAAGATTTGGCTTGGTTGACATCCAAAAGCCCTCTTCCAATCATCGCCGACGAAGCATTTCAACGCCTCGGTGACGTGGCCGACTTCCAAGGCGTGTACTCCGGGATCAACATCAAACTGATGAAGAGCACCGGGTTGCGGGAGGCCCAAAAGATGATCACCGTGGCTCGGGCGTTGGACATGAAGGTGATGATCGGATGCATGACCGAAACCTCGTGCGCCGTCTCCGCCGCCGCCCAGCTATCACCGCTCGTCGACTGGGCCGATCTCGACGGCAACCTGCTGATCAGCAACGACCTCTACGAAGGAGTGAAGGTGATCG
- a CDS encoding peroxidase family protein has protein sequence MLFRSNRRKKHPSRKRRFLRGERLEGRQLLAGDLGGYRHNIYDAEDVNDDGRVSAMDALLIINAMTREVSHDEGMFTDVNGDGRRSALDALRVINRIERGDVIPVDPDVEDERSWLIPEMPSEIRSIDGTGNNLQHDAWGSVGQTLLRSAPADYDDGIRMPAGADRPSAREVSNVLSGLNTSESLNDRGLSAFVYVWGQFIDHDLGLSESEEHGEAFDISVPKGDPWFDPMGTGEAVIPLIRTPVVEGTGTSVDNPAEQFNQITSYIDGSMVYGSDPVTAATLRTNVGGRMAISDDGLLPMDESGMVIAGDVRASENVGLTAIQTLFVREHNRLADEISVADPEASDEEVYQRARLVVIGLVQSITYNEFLPALLGEHALDAYEAYDASVNPGIANEFSTAAFRLGHSTLRDEVGFMSNDGRESKDEMELKDAFFHASMLEETGIDSLLKFDASVQAQEIDLAVVGSLRNFLFGPPGAGGLDLVAMNIQRGRDHGLSDYNATRQAYGLDQVETFDQITSDVELQQKLASLYGTVDNIDLWVGLMAEDHQHAASVGELTGLIIADQFQRTRDGDRFFYKNVLTDSEVESIERSTLADLIERNTSVDGLQENVFFMQVELRGRVILASSIPPNTMPSELREEEIRGVSGMAIELIDASGKLVDSTVSDQHGNYRFRALSETGDYQVRLSESGEAMDVLVAHGAERIRDLDFIVLA, from the coding sequence ATGTTGTTCCGGTCGAACCGAAGGAAGAAACATCCTTCACGCAAACGACGTTTTCTCCGCGGCGAACGCCTTGAGGGGCGACAGTTGCTGGCGGGCGATTTGGGCGGGTATCGGCACAACATCTATGACGCAGAAGACGTCAACGATGATGGTCGTGTCTCAGCGATGGATGCGTTGTTGATCATCAACGCGATGACCCGTGAGGTCTCGCATGATGAAGGCATGTTCACTGACGTCAACGGTGATGGTCGACGAAGTGCCTTGGATGCGCTGCGAGTGATCAACCGAATTGAGCGCGGCGATGTCATTCCGGTTGATCCCGATGTGGAGGACGAACGCTCTTGGTTGATACCGGAGATGCCGTCGGAGATTCGGTCGATCGATGGCACCGGCAACAACCTTCAACACGATGCTTGGGGAAGTGTTGGTCAGACATTGCTTCGCTCCGCACCGGCGGATTACGACGATGGCATTCGGATGCCGGCCGGTGCGGACCGCCCCAGTGCGCGGGAGGTCAGCAACGTGTTGTCTGGGTTGAACACGAGCGAATCCCTCAATGATCGTGGGCTCTCTGCATTTGTCTATGTGTGGGGGCAATTCATCGATCATGATTTGGGTTTGAGTGAAAGTGAAGAGCACGGGGAAGCGTTTGATATCTCGGTGCCGAAGGGGGACCCTTGGTTTGATCCGATGGGAACCGGTGAAGCGGTGATTCCGCTGATTCGAACACCCGTGGTGGAGGGGACCGGCACATCCGTGGACAACCCGGCGGAGCAGTTCAACCAGATCACGTCCTACATCGATGGATCAATGGTCTACGGGAGTGATCCGGTCACGGCGGCGACATTGCGAACGAACGTGGGCGGTCGGATGGCGATCTCCGACGACGGATTGCTTCCGATGGACGAGAGCGGGATGGTGATCGCCGGTGATGTCCGTGCCAGCGAGAACGTGGGTTTGACGGCGATTCAGACGTTGTTCGTCCGAGAGCACAATCGTTTGGCAGACGAGATTTCTGTCGCGGATCCTGAGGCAAGCGACGAAGAAGTTTATCAACGTGCGCGGTTGGTGGTGATCGGTCTGGTTCAGTCGATCACTTACAACGAGTTCCTGCCTGCACTTTTGGGCGAGCATGCGCTGGATGCTTACGAAGCTTACGACGCGTCCGTGAATCCCGGCATCGCGAATGAGTTTTCAACCGCCGCGTTCCGACTCGGCCACAGCACGCTTCGTGATGAAGTTGGATTCATGTCCAATGATGGACGCGAGAGCAAAGACGAGATGGAACTGAAAGACGCGTTCTTCCATGCATCGATGTTGGAAGAGACCGGCATTGATTCTCTGTTGAAGTTCGACGCGTCCGTGCAGGCTCAAGAAATTGATTTGGCCGTGGTCGGTTCGTTGCGGAACTTCTTGTTTGGGCCTCCTGGAGCGGGCGGATTGGATCTCGTCGCGATGAACATCCAACGCGGTCGCGATCATGGCCTGAGCGATTACAACGCAACACGGCAAGCGTACGGTTTGGACCAAGTGGAAACGTTTGACCAAATCACCAGCGATGTGGAGTTGCAACAGAAGTTGGCGTCGCTGTACGGCACCGTCGACAACATTGATTTGTGGGTTGGCTTGATGGCCGAGGATCACCAACATGCTGCATCCGTCGGTGAGCTGACGGGTTTGATCATCGCCGATCAATTCCAGAGGACTCGTGATGGAGATCGGTTCTTCTACAAAAACGTCTTGACCGATTCGGAGGTTGAATCGATTGAGCGTTCTACCTTGGCAGACCTGATTGAACGCAACACGAGTGTGGACGGATTGCAGGAAAACGTCTTCTTCATGCAGGTCGAACTTCGCGGGCGAGTCATCTTGGCCAGCTCGATTCCGCCGAACACCATGCCGAGCGAGCTGCGCGAAGAGGAGATTCGCGGTGTGTCGGGAATGGCGATCGAGTTGATTGACGCAAGTGGGAAGCTGGTTGATTCCACGGTGTCCGATCAACATGGGAATTATCGCTTCCGAGCGTTGAGCGAGACAGGCGATTACCAGGTTCGCTTGTCGGAATCGGGCGAAGCGATGGACGTCCTCGTCGCTCACGGTGCGGAAAGAATTCGCGACCTGGATTTTATCGTCCTCGCTTGA
- a CDS encoding C40 family peptidase: MILILPLLFAFAFAAPPTPTQPGLNESDLNELVESLRQTHAPDQRIQWWDVHVEKADAGWRVHGSLSSEKTYAAVTQALERQYPEVDNQLVLLPEDGTGTLVNALVNNSVIHLRREPSSKTELVTQALLGTPIRILKTERGKCLIQVPDGYIGWVNSAEVHRIDQEQLRSYRDAEKVIFTAQSGLAYSAPDATSMPMTDLVIGNIVCKVSEQSGFTQIQYPDGRIGWVDSRQLSPADAVFFQQALQNNLVETARRFHGIPYLWGGMSSKNIDCSGLICNVYFMNGIQLPRDSNMQAQIGREVTTEFVSDALEPGDLLFFGKKATSKTKERVTHVAMYIGNAEFIHSAGYRERVSINSMNSSHPNFIDSYPAIFVRAVRIIGEDPNGFLPIPENDFYNEIIRSTE, translated from the coding sequence ATGATCCTGATTCTACCGCTCTTGTTTGCCTTCGCGTTTGCCGCTCCGCCGACACCCACGCAGCCCGGCCTGAATGAGTCCGATTTGAATGAACTGGTGGAGTCCCTTCGCCAGACCCATGCACCTGACCAGCGAATTCAGTGGTGGGATGTTCATGTCGAAAAAGCGGATGCTGGCTGGCGTGTTCATGGAAGTTTGTCCAGTGAAAAAACATACGCCGCTGTGACACAAGCTCTCGAGCGTCAGTACCCAGAGGTGGACAACCAATTGGTCCTCCTTCCCGAAGACGGAACTGGAACGCTGGTCAATGCGTTGGTCAACAATTCCGTGATCCATTTGCGCCGAGAACCTAGCAGCAAAACCGAACTGGTCACGCAAGCTCTTCTCGGAACTCCCATCCGAATTCTCAAAACTGAGCGTGGAAAGTGTCTGATCCAAGTTCCTGACGGATACATCGGTTGGGTCAACTCAGCCGAAGTCCATCGCATCGATCAGGAGCAACTCCGATCGTATCGCGACGCAGAAAAAGTCATCTTCACCGCCCAATCTGGGCTGGCTTACAGTGCTCCCGACGCGACATCGATGCCGATGACGGATCTGGTGATTGGAAACATCGTCTGCAAAGTCTCCGAGCAGTCCGGCTTCACTCAGATTCAATACCCTGATGGACGAATCGGCTGGGTCGATAGCCGCCAACTCAGCCCGGCCGATGCTGTTTTCTTCCAACAGGCTCTGCAAAACAACCTTGTTGAAACAGCCCGAAGATTCCATGGCATCCCATACCTGTGGGGAGGCATGTCGTCCAAGAACATCGATTGCAGCGGGCTGATCTGCAACGTGTACTTCATGAACGGAATCCAACTTCCCAGAGATTCCAACATGCAGGCCCAAATCGGCAGGGAAGTGACCACGGAATTTGTTTCGGACGCTTTGGAACCGGGCGACCTTTTGTTCTTTGGAAAGAAAGCAACCTCCAAAACGAAAGAGCGTGTCACGCATGTTGCGATGTACATCGGAAACGCTGAATTCATTCATTCAGCGGGCTACCGCGAACGGGTGAGCATCAACAGCATGAACAGCAGCCACCCCAACTTCATTGACAGCTATCCTGCCATCTTCGTCAGAGCGGTCCGAATCATCGGCGAAGATCCCAATGGCTTCCTGCCCATCCCCGAGAACGACTTTTACAACGAAATCATCAGGAGCACGGAATGA
- a CDS encoding sulfatase, producing the protein MLSQLQKTVTFLALLGCFSVGSMAGVQADERPNVLLILVDDLKPALGCYGDSIAKTPNIDSLANRGMRFEMAYCNQAVCAPSRFTLMLGSHSTSTGLYGLGSQLRQIIPDAVTMPQHFAKQGGYRTESLGKTFHIGHGNHGDPESFSVPHFKEKVIEYLEPASTDGGQLTREEAYFTNQMLGRIKTLPRGAAYESPDAKDEDYADGRVAAETIQRLQAAKQRQKTEGTPFFIASGFARPHLPFSAPQKYWDLYDPASLPMPTHETLPVDAPKVAGKRGGEISNYKPVPTEPNADFDDELKRNLIHGYYASVSYVDAQIGKVIKELDRLELLDNTIVVLWGDHGFHLGDLGIWTKHTNYEQANRIPILITAPGVTQPGSSTKQLAESVDIFPTLSELAGLPAPSGPQPIDGVSLVPVLKDSSARVRDHAYHAYPKRQLGRSIRTERYRLVEWKAFDGKGDTAYELYDYQTDPNETKNLASDRPEVVQRLTKILAKYPAPAKRKR; encoded by the coding sequence ATGCTCTCACAACTTCAGAAGACAGTTACTTTCTTGGCCCTCCTCGGCTGCTTCAGCGTCGGCTCCATGGCCGGTGTCCAAGCCGATGAGCGCCCCAACGTGTTGCTGATTTTGGTCGACGATCTCAAACCCGCCTTGGGTTGTTATGGCGACTCGATCGCGAAAACGCCCAACATTGATTCGCTGGCCAATCGAGGCATGCGATTCGAGATGGCTTATTGCAACCAAGCCGTCTGCGCACCATCGCGTTTCACGTTGATGCTGGGTTCTCACTCCACATCGACCGGGCTGTACGGACTGGGCAGCCAACTGCGTCAGATCATTCCCGACGCCGTCACGATGCCTCAGCACTTTGCCAAACAGGGTGGCTATCGGACGGAGTCGTTGGGCAAGACCTTTCACATCGGCCATGGCAATCATGGCGACCCTGAATCGTTCTCCGTTCCACACTTCAAAGAAAAGGTCATCGAGTACCTGGAACCGGCCAGCACCGACGGCGGGCAACTGACTCGCGAAGAAGCCTACTTCACCAACCAGATGCTCGGGCGAATCAAAACGCTCCCTCGTGGTGCCGCGTATGAATCGCCCGATGCCAAGGACGAGGACTACGCCGACGGTCGCGTCGCCGCCGAAACGATCCAACGACTGCAAGCGGCCAAGCAACGTCAAAAAACCGAAGGCACACCGTTCTTCATTGCCTCGGGCTTCGCGCGTCCTCACCTGCCGTTCAGTGCACCACAAAAGTATTGGGATCTGTATGACCCAGCCTCGCTCCCCATGCCGACTCATGAAACGCTGCCGGTGGACGCACCCAAAGTGGCCGGCAAACGTGGCGGCGAAATTTCAAACTACAAACCCGTTCCCACCGAACCCAACGCGGACTTTGACGATGAACTGAAACGCAATCTGATCCACGGCTACTACGCCAGCGTCAGCTACGTCGACGCTCAGATCGGAAAGGTGATCAAGGAACTCGACCGACTCGAACTTTTGGACAACACAATCGTGGTGCTCTGGGGCGATCATGGTTTTCACCTCGGCGACCTCGGCATTTGGACCAAACACACCAACTACGAACAAGCCAACCGGATCCCGATCTTGATCACCGCGCCGGGCGTCACTCAGCCGGGCAGCTCCACCAAACAATTGGCCGAAAGCGTCGATATTTTCCCGACCTTGTCAGAATTGGCTGGGCTACCCGCACCCAGCGGGCCTCAACCGATCGATGGTGTCAGCTTGGTACCCGTTCTCAAGGATTCCTCCGCCCGAGTTCGCGACCATGCCTATCACGCGTACCCAAAGCGACAACTGGGACGTTCCATTCGCACCGAACGGTACCGACTGGTGGAATGGAAAGCGTTTGATGGAAAAGGTGACACGGCCTACGAACTGTACGACTATCAAACCGATCCGAATGAAACCAAGAATCTAGCCAGCGACCGCCCGGAGGTTGTTCAGCGACTGACAAAGATCTTGGCAAAGTACCCCGCTCCCGCGAAACGAAAACGCTGA
- a CDS encoding DUF1569 domain-containing protein, which produces MTKISKRSLDFHSGDEVIAEIKRLQEGGYVQTKNWNLTQICEHLDLIMTGGMEGFGFRMPRILRATVLKWIIGRILRQRKMSSAPTLDRLKPKSPDGPDDPSVIDHCIETIHRAKAFDGSMEDYPFVDNMTPDMWRQFMWLHAAHHLGFLVPK; this is translated from the coding sequence ATGACCAAGATCTCCAAGCGTTCTCTCGATTTTCATTCTGGCGATGAAGTCATCGCTGAGATCAAGCGATTGCAGGAGGGGGGCTACGTTCAAACCAAGAACTGGAACTTGACCCAAATCTGCGAGCACCTCGACCTCATCATGACCGGTGGCATGGAAGGGTTCGGGTTCCGAATGCCACGAATTCTTCGGGCGACGGTGCTGAAGTGGATCATCGGTCGAATATTGAGGCAACGCAAAATGTCGAGCGCACCAACCTTGGACCGATTGAAACCGAAGTCACCGGATGGACCCGATGATCCCAGTGTCATCGATCATTGCATCGAGACAATTCATCGGGCGAAAGCCTTTGACGGGTCGATGGAAGACTACCCGTTTGTTGACAACATGACGCCGGATATGTGGCGTCAGTTCATGTGGCTGCACGCGGCCCATCACCTTGGGTTTTTGGTACCCAAGTGA
- a CDS encoding sigma-70 family RNA polymerase sigma factor — translation MVATDSSWTTRENDSSDREGWGNDVGFMELLDHARDGDRDALGRLLQWYTNYLTILASTQLDRRLRKRVNPSDIVQEAMLEAHQDFGDFRGTSQGELLCWLRTILIHTLHRSFKRHVQVQKRDIRREVSLEAVSNRLEESACNWAGILAGNEPSPSAPMRAREGAVELSNQLSKLKPHYREVIVLRVLQGLSFDEIAERMDRKCGAVRMLWLRALESFKASEDQR, via the coding sequence ATGGTCGCCACGGACTCCTCATGGACGACGCGCGAAAACGATTCCAGCGACCGAGAAGGTTGGGGCAACGACGTCGGGTTCATGGAGTTGTTGGACCACGCACGCGATGGTGACAGGGACGCGTTGGGACGACTGCTCCAGTGGTACACGAACTACTTGACGATCTTAGCCAGCACTCAGTTGGATCGTCGGCTTCGCAAACGAGTCAATCCATCGGACATCGTTCAAGAAGCGATGTTGGAAGCTCACCAGGACTTCGGCGATTTTCGTGGCACCAGTCAGGGCGAGCTGCTTTGTTGGTTGCGAACGATCTTGATTCACACGTTGCATCGCAGTTTCAAACGCCACGTTCAAGTTCAAAAACGAGACATTCGTCGCGAAGTTTCTTTGGAAGCGGTCAGCAATCGATTGGAGGAGTCGGCTTGCAATTGGGCTGGTATTTTGGCGGGCAATGAACCCTCGCCAAGTGCGCCGATGCGTGCCCGTGAAGGTGCCGTCGAATTGTCCAACCAGCTCAGCAAGCTCAAACCGCATTACCGCGAAGTGATCGTCCTGCGAGTATTGCAAGGGCTATCGTTCGATGAGATCGCGGAGCGAATGGATCGCAAGTGCGGTGCTGTTCGGATGCTTTGGTTGCGAGCGCTGGAGAGTTTCAAAGCATCCGAGGATCAGCGTTGA
- a CDS encoding matrixin family metalloprotease — protein MTQRKKRTRRLAIQSLETRRVLAASLGWDGPGLGGAALTYTITGSPSTLTQEETDAAIETAFNAWASVADIDFTEVDQVGLNDSIDISFENLDGRAGTLAQAYFPDDVNPARLAGDIQFDLSETWEVGNSLGNAAFDLVWVAVHEIGHSLGLDHTDASGSVLAPFVSANQSFTELDEDDAIAITELYAAADTAADEPVDELDPTDESEVSTDDETTDAADDPPLEDPSTDEPGNGDDQDSDSGNNDFRNHWFVWNRWFRTRFQQRFSGRLDAELNAFNYVNPTDVNEDDRTTALDALMVINRLNQTSEGESDDVEMDGLCDVNGDGSVTSLDALMVINAMNDADVDDAASESAVTDVDMELDEEELNSEADSLDDTEVVFDEEDESTIDEGGLVDVPTAEDDESNDEDPDSSGETDSNEGTGSDEENGDEPMDDDDIDDEMIDDNETMSEEDFDHRADGFDRRNHGLFRAGLFSGDVESLIERLDADGDSALSESEVSERLWEKLTGLEADGDADGLLTAEELEAAFLVAREERFLSKDTDEDGLITETEVRDRLWAKLAEADADADGGVSFSEWEAFREEAEAADSDSVSLRSSRLDRVDAAFSVVGRDAPRDRFSRFRR, from the coding sequence ATGACTCAACGGAAGAAACGAACGCGCCGTCTTGCGATCCAATCTCTCGAAACTCGCCGCGTGCTTGCCGCCAGCCTGGGCTGGGATGGGCCGGGACTGGGCGGTGCCGCCCTGACCTACACCATTACAGGATCGCCGAGCACGCTGACTCAGGAAGAGACTGATGCGGCGATCGAAACCGCGTTCAACGCATGGGCCAGCGTTGCGGACATTGATTTCACGGAAGTCGACCAAGTCGGACTGAATGATTCCATCGATATCTCGTTCGAGAATTTGGATGGGAGAGCGGGCACACTGGCACAGGCGTATTTCCCCGACGATGTGAACCCGGCTCGATTGGCCGGTGACATCCAGTTTGATCTTTCGGAAACCTGGGAAGTTGGCAACTCGCTGGGCAATGCCGCGTTCGATTTGGTGTGGGTCGCGGTGCACGAAATCGGTCACTCGTTGGGGCTGGATCACACCGATGCGTCCGGAAGTGTTCTGGCGCCATTTGTTTCCGCCAATCAATCGTTCACCGAATTGGACGAGGATGATGCGATTGCAATCACCGAGTTGTACGCGGCGGCAGATACTGCGGCGGACGAGCCTGTTGACGAGTTGGACCCGACCGACGAATCCGAAGTCTCGACGGACGATGAGACGACGGATGCCGCAGACGACCCGCCTTTAGAAGATCCTTCGACGGACGAACCCGGCAATGGCGATGACCAGGACTCGGATTCAGGGAACAATGATTTCCGCAACCATTGGTTTGTTTGGAACCGATGGTTTCGAACCCGTTTCCAGCAACGATTTAGCGGGCGTTTGGATGCGGAACTGAATGCATTCAACTACGTCAATCCAACGGATGTCAATGAAGACGATCGCACAACGGCATTGGACGCGTTGATGGTAATCAATCGGCTCAATCAAACATCGGAGGGTGAGTCCGATGACGTCGAGATGGACGGGTTGTGCGACGTCAACGGCGATGGAAGCGTGACCTCTTTGGATGCGTTGATGGTCATCAATGCGATGAACGATGCAGATGTGGACGACGCTGCTTCCGAGTCGGCGGTGACGGATGTCGACATGGAATTGGACGAGGAGGAATTGAACTCGGAAGCGGACTCCTTGGACGATACTGAGGTTGTGTTCGACGAGGAGGACGAATCGACGATCGACGAAGGCGGTTTGGTCGATGTTCCAACTGCCGAGGATGATGAATCAAACGACGAGGACCCCGATTCCAGTGGTGAGACGGATTCCAACGAGGGAACGGGTTCCGATGAAGAGAATGGCGACGAACCAATGGACGACGATGACATTGATGATGAGATGATCGATGACAACGAAACCATGTCCGAGGAAGACTTTGATCACCGGGCGGATGGATTTGATCGACGAAACCACGGTTTGTTCCGTGCCGGTTTGTTCAGCGGTGACGTTGAGTCGTTGATCGAGCGGTTGGATGCGGACGGTGATTCGGCTCTTTCGGAATCAGAAGTGTCCGAGCGGTTGTGGGAAAAACTGACTGGTTTGGAGGCCGATGGTGATGCCGATGGTTTGCTGACCGCGGAAGAATTAGAAGCCGCGTTCCTGGTCGCTCGTGAGGAACGTTTCTTATCGAAAGACACCGACGAGGACGGTTTGATCACGGAGACCGAGGTTCGCGATCGGCTTTGGGCGAAATTGGCGGAGGCGGATGCAGACGCAGATGGCGGCGTTTCTTTCTCGGAATGGGAGGCCTTTCGGGAAGAAGCTGAGGCAGCTGATTCGGATTCTGTCTCATTGCGGTCATCGCGATTGGATCGCGTCGATGCAGCGTTCAGCGTGGTGGGTCGGGATGCCCCTCGGGATCGGTTCTCGAGGTTTCGGCGATAA